One genomic segment of Methylocystis sp. SC2 includes these proteins:
- the rnr gene encoding ribonuclease R, with translation MSDAECARPPRRTAILLPLLSEPLAKDDKAKHAAKHAAKHAPSREDILAFISRETEAGGPRKIGVREIARAFGVTGDDRIAIKRMLAELADEGVLEKRGKRVTRKGTLPPVALVDIIARDRDGEMIAAPVEWDEDELGAAPRIRIQAPRRARPGEPLPGVGDRALVRAEPDRDAGPNDPPYVGRVVKLLSRQRQRVLGVLHIEANGAGRIEPIDKKQAGRELAVAAADIGEGKHGDLVSIDLVGKTRFGAPRARVRETLGSVTGEKAVSLIALRAHDIPDVFRREATAEAERAQPASLHGREDWRDLPLVTIDPPDAKDHDDAVHAAPDDAPDNDGGFVITVAIADVAHYVTPRSALDRDALERGNSVYFPDRVVPMLPERISNDLCSLRPNEDRPALAVRMRVTSKGRKIDHSFHRVMMRSHAKLAYAQAQDAIEGRTDDTTKPLLAPVLKPLYAAHEALQHARNLRAPLDLDLPERKILLKKDGSFDRVIIPPRLEAHRLIEEFMILANVAAAETLEQHRQQLIYRAHDEPSREKVSALSEFLATIGVKLAKGQALRPAHFNVILDRVKGLEHENIVNEIILRTQAQAEYTHENYGHFGLNLRRYAHFTSPIRRYADLIVHRALIRALKFGEGALPDMPVGELAEIAARISAAERRAMAAERETVDRLIAHHLADQIGARFQARISGVTRSGLFVRLAETGADGFVPAATLGREYFAYDEAAHALTSRSGVSYRLADIIEVKLIEAAPIAGALRFEVVSGGERRAPPPRAKKERERKPARRKR, from the coding sequence ATGAGTGATGCCGAATGTGCACGCCCGCCGCGCCGAACGGCGATTTTATTGCCTCTTTTGAGCGAGCCCTTGGCGAAAGACGACAAAGCAAAACACGCGGCGAAACACGCGGCGAAACACGCGCCCTCTCGCGAAGACATTCTCGCCTTCATCTCCCGCGAAACCGAGGCGGGCGGCCCGCGCAAGATCGGCGTGCGTGAAATCGCCCGCGCCTTCGGCGTGACCGGCGACGACCGGATCGCCATCAAGCGCATGCTCGCCGAACTCGCTGACGAAGGCGTTCTGGAAAAGCGCGGCAAGCGCGTGACCCGCAAGGGGACGCTGCCGCCTGTCGCGCTCGTCGACATCATCGCGCGCGACCGCGACGGCGAGATGATCGCCGCGCCGGTCGAATGGGACGAGGACGAGCTGGGCGCGGCCCCTCGCATTCGTATCCAGGCGCCGCGCCGCGCCCGGCCGGGCGAGCCCCTGCCCGGCGTCGGCGACCGCGCGCTCGTTCGCGCCGAACCAGATCGCGACGCAGGTCCGAACGATCCGCCCTATGTCGGTCGCGTCGTCAAACTCCTGTCGCGTCAGCGCCAGCGCGTGCTCGGCGTGCTGCATATCGAAGCGAACGGCGCCGGCCGCATCGAACCGATCGACAAGAAACAGGCCGGCCGCGAGCTCGCCGTCGCCGCCGCCGACATCGGCGAAGGAAAGCACGGCGATCTCGTCTCGATCGATCTCGTCGGCAAGACGCGCTTTGGCGCGCCGCGCGCCCGCGTGCGCGAGACTTTGGGCTCAGTAACGGGCGAAAAGGCGGTGAGCCTGATCGCGCTGCGCGCGCATGACATTCCCGACGTCTTTCGCCGCGAGGCGACGGCGGAGGCCGAACGCGCGCAGCCGGCGTCTCTACACGGGCGCGAAGACTGGCGCGACCTGCCGCTCGTCACCATCGATCCGCCGGACGCCAAGGATCACGACGACGCGGTCCACGCCGCGCCGGATGACGCGCCCGACAATGACGGCGGATTCGTCATTACGGTCGCGATCGCCGACGTCGCGCATTATGTGACGCCGCGCTCGGCGCTCGACCGCGACGCTTTGGAGCGCGGCAATTCGGTGTATTTCCCCGACCGCGTCGTGCCGATGCTGCCCGAACGCATCTCCAACGATCTGTGCTCCTTGCGGCCCAATGAAGATCGGCCGGCGCTCGCCGTGCGCATGCGCGTCACCAGCAAGGGCAGGAAGATCGACCATAGTTTTCATCGCGTGATGATGCGTTCGCACGCCAAGCTCGCCTATGCGCAGGCGCAGGACGCAATCGAGGGCCGCACCGACGACACGACAAAGCCGCTGCTCGCCCCCGTGCTCAAGCCGCTTTACGCCGCGCATGAAGCGCTGCAGCACGCCCGCAATCTGCGCGCCCCGCTCGATCTCGATCTGCCCGAGCGCAAGATCCTTCTGAAAAAAGACGGCTCCTTCGACCGCGTCATCATTCCGCCGCGGCTCGAAGCGCATCGGCTGATCGAAGAATTCATGATTCTGGCCAATGTCGCGGCCGCCGAAACATTGGAGCAGCATCGCCAGCAGCTGATCTATCGCGCGCATGACGAACCTTCGCGCGAAAAGGTCTCGGCGCTTTCGGAATTTCTCGCGACGATCGGCGTCAAGCTCGCCAAGGGCCAAGCGCTGCGCCCGGCGCATTTCAACGTGATCCTCGATCGCGTGAAGGGCTTGGAGCATGAGAACATCGTCAACGAGATCATTCTGCGCACCCAGGCGCAGGCCGAATATACGCATGAGAATTACGGGCATTTCGGCCTCAATCTGCGTCGCTACGCGCATTTCACCTCGCCCATCCGCCGCTACGCCGATCTGATCGTGCATCGCGCGCTCATCCGCGCGCTGAAATTCGGCGAAGGCGCCCTGCCCGACATGCCGGTCGGCGAACTTGCGGAGATCGCCGCCCGCATCTCGGCCGCCGAACGGCGCGCGATGGCGGCGGAGCGCGAGACCGTCGATCGGCTCATCGCGCATCATCTCGCCGACCAGATCGGCGCGCGCTTTCAGGCGCGCATTTCCGGCGTGACGAGATCCGGTCTGTTCGTGCGCCTCGCCGAGACGGGCGCCGATGGATTCGTGCCGGCGGCGACGCTGGGCCGCGAATATTTCGCCTATGACGAAGCGGCGCATGCGCTGACCTCGCGCTCCGGCGTCAGCTACCGGCTGGCGGATATTATAGAAGTGAAGCTGATCGAGGCGGCGCCGATCGCCGGCGCCTTGCGATTCGAAGTCGTGAGCGGCGGCGAACGCCGCGCCCCGCCGCCGCGCGCGAAAAAGGAACGTGAGCGAAAGCCGGCGCGCCGCAAAAGATAG
- the topA gene encoding type I DNA topoisomerase: MNVVIVESAAKAQTINKYLGKNFNVLACYGHVRDLPAKDGSVDPDQDFSMVWEMDAKGAKRVAAIAEAVKGADKVILATDPDREGEAISWHLLDILNKKRALKDKKIERVVFNAVTKAAIQEAMAHPRQIDQALVDAYLARRALDYLVGFTLSPVLWRKLPGARSAGRVQSVALRLVCDRELEIEKFVAREYWSLVAHLKTKAGEPFTARLVGADGKKIQRLDIGAGQEAEDFKKALETAAFVVRSVEAKPVKRHPYAPFTTSTLQQEASRKLGLAPAITMRIAQRLYEGVDIGGETAGLITYMRTDGVDMAPEAVASVRGVIGREYGERFVPKVPRKYTTKAKNAQEAHEAIRPTDPARLPKEVAKYLEPEQAKLYELIWTRTIASQMESAEMERTTVDIDAKAGARALELRATGQVVRFPGFLELYQEGRDDGEDEDGGRLPAMAQGEPCTREKIDATQHFTEPPPRFTEATLVKRMEELGIGRPSTYASTLAVLRDRDYVRIDKKRLVPEDKGRLVVAFLESFFSRYVEFDFTADLEEKLDLVSNNEIDWKQVLRDFWRDFSTAVDGTKDLRVSEVLDSLNELLGPHVFPPKEDGSDPRLCPACNSGQLSLKIGKFGAFVGCSNYPECRYTRTLSPPTGDAADAARPGVKVLGVNPETGAEVTLRDGRFGAYVQEGEQEEGGEKPKRASLPKSIRPDDLTLTQAIALLALPREVAKHPTSGDPIVAGIGRFGPYVQHGKTYANIGRDDDVLSIGANRAIDLIVQKESGGGGSRFSRGPAEPARALGDHPEGGAVSVKSGRFGPYVNWGKVNATIPRAVDPASLTLEQALELIAEKAAGGGGTGGGRLLGEHPEGGKVTVRPGRFGAYVNWGKINATLAKGASAEDVTLEEALRLIEAKGGAPKKGGAKKASAKKAPNKKAPTSAKKKIEDSDETPFDDSKPVKVASTVAKKAAAKKAPAKKLATKKAAAK, translated from the coding sequence ATGAATGTCGTTATCGTCGAATCGGCGGCCAAAGCGCAAACGATAAACAAATATTTAGGCAAGAATTTCAATGTGTTGGCCTGCTACGGCCATGTCCGCGACCTTCCCGCGAAGGACGGATCGGTCGATCCCGACCAGGATTTCTCCATGGTCTGGGAAATGGACGCCAAGGGCGCAAAGCGCGTCGCCGCCATCGCCGAGGCGGTGAAGGGCGCGGACAAAGTCATCCTCGCGACCGACCCCGACCGTGAGGGAGAGGCCATCTCATGGCACTTGCTCGACATTTTGAACAAGAAGCGCGCGCTCAAGGATAAGAAGATCGAGCGCGTCGTCTTCAACGCCGTCACCAAGGCCGCGATCCAAGAGGCGATGGCGCATCCGCGCCAGATTGATCAGGCGCTGGTCGACGCCTATCTCGCGCGCCGTGCGCTCGACTATCTCGTCGGCTTCACCCTGTCGCCGGTGCTCTGGCGCAAGCTCCCCGGCGCCCGTTCGGCCGGGCGCGTGCAGTCGGTGGCGCTGCGCCTCGTCTGCGACCGCGAGCTCGAGATCGAGAAATTCGTCGCTCGCGAATATTGGTCGCTCGTCGCCCATCTGAAGACCAAGGCGGGCGAACCCTTCACCGCGCGACTGGTCGGCGCCGACGGCAAGAAGATACAGCGGCTCGACATCGGCGCGGGCCAGGAGGCCGAGGACTTCAAAAAGGCGCTGGAGACCGCCGCCTTTGTGGTGCGCTCGGTCGAAGCGAAACCGGTGAAGCGCCACCCTTACGCGCCCTTCACGACCTCCACCCTGCAGCAGGAGGCGTCGCGAAAGCTCGGGCTCGCGCCGGCGATCACCATGCGCATCGCCCAACGCCTCTATGAGGGCGTCGACATCGGCGGCGAGACCGCTGGCCTCATCACCTATATGCGAACCGACGGCGTCGACATGGCCCCCGAGGCCGTCGCCAGCGTGCGCGGCGTGATCGGACGGGAATATGGCGAGCGTTTCGTTCCCAAGGTTCCGCGCAAATATACGACGAAGGCCAAGAATGCGCAGGAAGCCCATGAGGCGATCCGCCCGACCGATCCCGCGCGACTGCCCAAGGAAGTGGCCAAATATCTCGAACCCGAGCAGGCCAAGCTCTATGAGCTGATCTGGACGCGCACCATCGCCAGCCAGATGGAGTCGGCCGAGATGGAGCGAACCACCGTCGACATCGACGCCAAAGCCGGAGCCCGCGCCTTGGAGCTGCGCGCGACGGGTCAGGTCGTGCGTTTCCCGGGCTTCCTTGAACTCTATCAGGAAGGCCGCGACGACGGCGAGGACGAGGACGGCGGTCGCCTGCCGGCGATGGCGCAAGGCGAGCCGTGCACGCGCGAAAAAATCGACGCCACGCAGCATTTTACGGAGCCGCCGCCCCGCTTCACGGAAGCGACGCTGGTCAAGCGCATGGAGGAGCTCGGCATCGGGCGCCCCTCGACCTACGCCTCGACGCTCGCGGTGCTGCGCGACCGCGACTATGTGCGGATCGACAAGAAGCGCCTCGTGCCCGAAGACAAGGGACGCCTCGTCGTCGCCTTCCTCGAAAGCTTCTTCTCGCGTTACGTCGAGTTCGACTTCACCGCGGATCTCGAAGAAAAGCTCGATCTCGTCTCCAATAATGAGATCGATTGGAAACAGGTGCTGCGCGATTTCTGGCGCGATTTCTCGACCGCCGTCGACGGGACCAAGGATCTGCGCGTCAGCGAGGTGCTCGACAGTCTGAACGAGCTGCTCGGTCCCCACGTCTTCCCGCCGAAGGAAGACGGAAGCGATCCCCGGCTCTGCCCCGCCTGCAACAGCGGCCAGCTCTCGCTCAAGATCGGCAAGTTCGGCGCCTTCGTCGGCTGCTCCAACTATCCCGAGTGCCGCTACACGCGCACGCTCTCGCCGCCGACGGGCGACGCCGCCGACGCGGCGCGGCCAGGCGTGAAGGTTCTCGGCGTCAACCCGGAAACCGGCGCGGAAGTGACGCTGCGGGATGGGCGCTTCGGCGCCTATGTGCAGGAGGGCGAACAGGAGGAAGGCGGCGAAAAGCCCAAACGCGCGTCGCTGCCCAAGAGCATCAGGCCTGACGATCTGACGCTGACGCAGGCCATCGCCCTGCTCGCGCTGCCGCGCGAAGTCGCGAAACATCCGACGAGCGGCGATCCGATCGTCGCCGGCATCGGGCGCTTCGGCCCCTATGTCCAGCACGGCAAGACCTACGCCAATATCGGCCGCGACGACGACGTGCTGAGCATTGGCGCCAACCGCGCCATTGATCTCATCGTGCAGAAGGAATCGGGCGGCGGGGGCTCCCGTTTCTCGCGCGGCCCGGCGGAGCCGGCGCGCGCGCTCGGCGATCACCCGGAGGGCGGCGCGGTAAGCGTCAAATCCGGCCGCTTCGGTCCTTATGTGAACTGGGGCAAGGTCAACGCCACGATCCCGCGCGCCGTCGATCCGGCGTCGCTGACGCTCGAACAGGCGCTGGAGCTGATCGCGGAGAAGGCCGCCGGCGGCGGCGGGACGGGCGGCGGACGCTTGCTGGGCGAGCATCCCGAGGGCGGCAAGGTCACGGTGCGCCCCGGCCGCTTCGGCGCTTACGTCAATTGGGGCAAGATCAATGCGACGCTGGCCAAGGGCGCTTCGGCCGAGGACGTGACGCTCGAAGAGGCCCTGCGACTGATCGAAGCCAAGGGCGGCGCGCCGAAGAAGGGCGGCGCGAAAAAGGCGTCGGCCAAGAAAGCGCCCAATAAGAAAGCGCCGACCAGCGCCAAGAAGAAAATCGAAGACAGCGACGAGACGCCTTTTGACGATTCGAAACCCGTAAAGGTCGCGTCGACGGTCGCAAAGAAGGCTGCAGCCAAGAAGGCCCCCGCCAAAAAGCTGGCGACGAAAAAAGCCGCGGCGAAGTAG
- a CDS encoding cupin domain-containing protein: MEKPIRSLSAAVAAADVAPRARRSSYPDPFAARVRGREKRSLGDFFGLTNFGVNLTRLAPGAQSALKHRHSRQDEFVFVLEGEPTLLRDDEEILLRARMCAGFPAQGAAHCLVNRTDRDVVYLEIGDRSAGDEATYPDDDLKAALGPDGRWIMTHKDGRPY, from the coding sequence ATGGAAAAGCCGATTAGGTCCCTGTCGGCCGCAGTCGCGGCGGCGGATGTCGCCCCTCGGGCCAGGCGCTCGAGCTACCCTGACCCGTTCGCGGCGCGGGTTCGGGGGCGCGAGAAACGGTCGCTTGGCGATTTTTTTGGGCTGACCAATTTCGGCGTCAATCTGACGCGGCTTGCTCCCGGCGCGCAGTCGGCGCTGAAGCATCGCCACAGCCGGCAGGACGAATTCGTGTTCGTCCTGGAGGGAGAGCCGACGCTGCTGCGCGACGATGAAGAGATCCTCCTGCGCGCCCGCATGTGCGCGGGCTTTCCGGCGCAGGGCGCAGCCCACTGCCTCGTCAACAGAACGGATCGCGACGTCGTCTATCTGGAAATTGGCGACCGGTCGGCAGGCGACGAGGCGACCTATCCCGACGACGACCTCAAAGCCGCGCTTGGCCCGGACGGCCGCTGGATCATGACGCACAAGGACGGCCGCCCCTATTGA
- a CDS encoding AsmA family protein, which translates to MAAGAALATIAAAVAPWLFSPGALIDAVADQLQGSSGLYVAARGRTSFSLFPRPSIAVEGVAFADRNGALLIESSELRGDVDVLPLVAGRLRVASVKLVRPRAHIDLDRKPAGAPGAAARAAAAKPATLEAAAADNVRFGAVSIVDGDARITYRSRVYALERINANFEWRRIGEAAALTGAFDFNGERLEAILWVARPGALLRGEPSVVTTRLDGKSLRAEAQGVGQLGANARFEGRAAASAPSAQQTLQLFGVAAPLPGPFADAQFSAQATLAPGEAHFKGARLFVDGNEFRGDIDLQKEDGRPTLTAALQSEFLSLRPFLADAPPLVAANGQWSDQPFNLPDLSGADVDLHLTVGHARLGRLKVEDAAIEVTLRDGAAEFAITQARAYHGGLKFRASIAPSPDGLALRADAQTAAVEAGPLLWDAYGKPVLAGALNATLAVDGVGDRMATLMQSLNGRASVALVDGEISGVDLEKALRRLETRPLSSAFDIRSGRSALVAASAAVKIENGVADIAKGVARGPGFTLAFGGSARLPERRLAIRAMAREADGAGLTAESAPSIALDLAGPWDELALGLDAQAFIRRSDAAAPLLPRTDPTPPDGPAGQ; encoded by the coding sequence TTGGCGGCGGGGGCGGCGCTGGCGACGATCGCCGCCGCCGTCGCGCCGTGGCTGTTCTCGCCCGGCGCTCTCATCGACGCCGTCGCCGATCAGCTCCAAGGCTCTTCGGGGCTTTATGTCGCCGCGCGCGGGCGAACGAGCTTCTCGCTCTTTCCGCGTCCAAGCATCGCGGTCGAAGGCGTCGCCTTCGCCGACCGCAACGGCGCGCTGCTCATCGAGTCGAGCGAGCTGCGCGGCGACGTCGACGTGCTGCCGCTGGTCGCGGGGCGTCTCAGAGTCGCGTCGGTGAAGCTCGTGCGGCCGCGCGCCCACATCGATCTTGACAGAAAGCCGGCCGGCGCGCCCGGCGCAGCCGCCCGAGCGGCCGCCGCAAAGCCGGCGACGCTCGAAGCCGCAGCGGCGGATAACGTGCGGTTTGGCGCGGTGTCGATCGTCGACGGCGACGCGCGGATCACCTACCGCAGCCGCGTCTATGCGCTGGAGCGAATCAACGCAAATTTTGAATGGCGCCGCATCGGCGAGGCGGCGGCCCTGACCGGCGCGTTCGATTTCAACGGCGAACGGCTCGAAGCGATCTTATGGGTCGCGCGTCCGGGAGCGTTGTTGCGCGGAGAACCCTCCGTTGTGACGACCCGGCTCGACGGCAAAAGCCTTCGGGCTGAAGCGCAAGGCGTCGGACAACTCGGCGCCAACGCCCGCTTCGAGGGGCGCGCGGCAGCCAGCGCGCCATCGGCGCAACAGACGCTGCAGCTCTTCGGCGTCGCCGCGCCCCTGCCCGGCCCCTTCGCTGACGCGCAATTCTCCGCGCAAGCGACGCTCGCGCCCGGAGAGGCGCATTTCAAGGGCGCGCGTCTCTTTGTCGACGGAAACGAATTTCGCGGCGATATCGACCTGCAGAAAGAGGACGGCCGCCCCACGCTGACCGCGGCGCTGCAAAGCGAATTCCTCTCGCTGCGGCCGTTTCTCGCCGACGCGCCGCCGCTTGTCGCCGCGAACGGACAGTGGAGCGATCAGCCGTTCAATCTGCCGGACCTCTCCGGCGCTGACGTCGATCTGCATCTTACCGTCGGCCACGCCAGACTTGGCCGGCTCAAGGTCGAAGACGCCGCGATCGAAGTCACGTTGCGCGACGGCGCCGCGGAGTTCGCGATAACGCAGGCGCGCGCCTATCACGGCGGACTCAAGTTTCGGGCCTCGATCGCGCCTTCGCCCGACGGTCTGGCGCTGCGCGCCGATGCGCAGACAGCGGCGGTCGAAGCGGGCCCGCTGCTCTGGGACGCTTACGGAAAACCTGTCCTGGCGGGAGCGCTTAACGCGACTCTCGCGGTCGACGGCGTCGGCGACCGGATGGCCACGCTGATGCAAAGTCTCAACGGGCGCGCCAGCGTCGCTCTCGTCGACGGCGAGATCTCCGGCGTCGATCTCGAGAAAGCGCTGCGCCGATTGGAGACGCGGCCGCTATCGAGCGCCTTCGACATCCGCTCGGGCCGCTCGGCGCTCGTCGCCGCGAGCGCCGCCGTCAAAATAGAAAACGGCGTCGCCGACATCGCCAAAGGCGTCGCGCGAGGCCCTGGCTTTACGCTTGCCTTCGGCGGCTCGGCGCGCCTCCCGGAGCGCCGTCTCGCGATCAGAGCGATGGCGCGCGAAGCCGACGGCGCCGGACTGACCGCCGAATCGGCGCCAAGCATCGCCCTCGACCTCGCCGGCCCCTGGGACGAACTTGCATTGGGGCTGGACGCGCAAGCCTTCATTCGCCGCTCCGACGCGGCCGCGCCGCTGCTGCCGCGAACCGATCCGACGCCCCCGGACGGACCGGCGGGGCAATGA
- a CDS encoding response regulator yields the protein MLGRRLLIVEDDPYIALALEETLAEFGLVIAGMARSVEEAVRLSREDGVDLALLDVNIGHEKIDPVADALAARGCPFIFTTGCGRAGLPEAHLEHAMVEKPFYVEEILTALRSELSRAEER from the coding sequence TTGCTCGGGCGACGGCTGCTGATTGTCGAAGACGATCCCTATATCGCGCTGGCGCTGGAAGAGACGCTCGCGGAATTCGGCTTAGTTATCGCGGGGATGGCGCGCAGCGTCGAGGAAGCGGTGCGGCTGTCCCGCGAGGACGGAGTCGATCTGGCCTTGCTCGACGTCAATATCGGCCACGAAAAGATTGATCCAGTCGCCGACGCGCTCGCCGCCCGCGGCTGCCCATTCATTTTCACGACGGGGTGCGGGCGCGCAGGACTGCCCGAGGCGCATCTTGAGCACGCCATGGTCGAAAAACCATTCTACGTCGAGGAGATCCTGACCGCGCTCCGCAGCGAACTGTCGCGCGCCGAAGAGCGCTAG
- a CDS encoding DUF423 domain-containing protein: protein MRLSFAIATIAALQGAAGVSLAAAAAHADASPFLATASQFLMIHAAAGVGLAALIRTTPRPKANGLAAIALALQAGVTLFAGDLAARVFLSGRLFPLAAPIGGGLTILSWCALAIWAAFAMFAANSLQKPPES from the coding sequence TTGAGACTGTCCTTCGCCATCGCGACCATCGCCGCTCTTCAAGGAGCGGCCGGCGTATCTCTCGCCGCCGCCGCAGCCCATGCCGACGCGAGTCCTTTTCTCGCGACCGCAAGCCAGTTTCTCATGATCCACGCCGCCGCCGGCGTCGGCCTCGCGGCGCTTATACGCACGACGCCGCGACCAAAGGCGAATGGGCTCGCCGCTATCGCGCTGGCGCTTCAGGCGGGGGTGACGCTGTTCGCGGGCGACCTTGCCGCCCGGGTTTTTTTATCGGGAAGACTGTTTCCTCTCGCCGCGCCGATCGGCGGCGGGCTGACGATCTTGAGCTGGTGCGCTCTCGCCATCTGGGCGGCGTTCGCCATGTTCGCAGCAAATTCACTGCAAAAGCCGCCCGAAAGCTAG
- a CDS encoding M48 family metallopeptidase produces the protein MRTSSAQDRQSLRMSACRRLDDPLRSEKVERLLSFRAATFRRKSSARKGRSSCPARRPHKAALSQTRRRFPILPHERLRERRMNAVGVVICLAIAASAGLGVYLRMRQMATVEAHRDQVPADFANEVTLDEHRRAAEYTIAKTEFSIAETIFDAAVCIAWLALGLAPLYAAIAAFVEPGLVRSVLFVLVFGVIGSLIDMPFAAARAFWLEEKFGFNRLTPRKFLVDQAKSGALELAISTPLLFGMFWLLGAAPDTWWVIAYVVFIVIAIAMTVIYPTVIAPLFNKFSPLEDGAMKRRMEALLARCGFESKGLFVMDASTRSTHGNAYFSGFGKAKRIVFFDTLLEKHSPDEIESILAHELGHFKFGHVRQMLMLAAAIAFVGFAVLWWAFGSDVFAGWFGLPSDPGVVLVALLLAREPISHVLSPVLAWRSRRAEFEADAFARDIVGKEPMISALTRLTRDNLATLTPDPLYATFYFSHPPVPVRVAQLRAAA, from the coding sequence ATGCGCACATCTTCGGCGCAAGATCGTCAAAGCCTGCGCATGTCTGCGTGTCGGCGCCTTGACGATCCGCTCCGCAGCGAGAAAGTCGAGCGGCTCCTGTCGTTTCGCGCTGCAACGTTCAGGAGAAAGTCGTCTGCACGAAAGGGGAGATCTAGCTGCCCAGCTCGGCGCCCGCATAAGGCGGCGCTCTCGCAAACACGGCGGCGCTTTCCTATATTGCCGCATGAACGTTTGCGGGAGAGACGAATGAACGCAGTGGGCGTCGTGATTTGTCTGGCGATCGCCGCCTCGGCCGGCCTCGGCGTTTATCTGCGCATGCGGCAGATGGCGACGGTAGAGGCCCATCGCGATCAGGTGCCGGCGGATTTCGCCAACGAAGTCACGCTCGACGAGCATCGCCGCGCCGCCGAATATACGATCGCAAAAACAGAATTTTCTATCGCGGAAACGATTTTCGACGCCGCGGTTTGTATCGCGTGGCTGGCGCTGGGGCTCGCGCCGCTGTATGCGGCGATCGCCGCTTTCGTCGAACCTGGCCTCGTTCGCAGCGTTCTTTTCGTTCTCGTCTTCGGCGTGATCGGCAGTTTGATCGACATGCCCTTCGCCGCGGCGCGCGCCTTCTGGCTCGAAGAAAAGTTCGGATTCAATCGGCTGACGCCGCGAAAGTTTCTCGTCGACCAAGCAAAGTCCGGCGCGCTGGAGCTCGCCATTTCGACGCCCTTGCTGTTCGGCATGTTCTGGCTTCTGGGCGCCGCTCCCGACACATGGTGGGTGATCGCTTATGTGGTCTTCATCGTCATCGCGATCGCGATGACTGTGATCTATCCGACGGTCATCGCGCCGCTGTTTAACAAGTTTTCGCCGCTTGAAGACGGCGCCATGAAAAGGCGCATGGAGGCGCTGCTCGCCAGATGCGGCTTCGAGTCGAAAGGCCTTTTTGTGATGGACGCCTCAACGCGCTCCACGCATGGCAACGCTTATTTCAGCGGCTTCGGCAAAGCCAAGCGCATCGTCTTTTTCGACACGCTGCTCGAGAAACATTCGCCGGACGAGATCGAATCGATTCTCGCTCATGAACTCGGCCACTTCAAATTCGGCCATGTGCGGCAGATGCTGATGCTGGCGGCCGCGATCGCCTTCGTCGGCTTCGCGGTGCTGTGGTGGGCCTTCGGCTCGGATGTTTTCGCCGGCTGGTTTGGCTTGCCGAGCGACCCCGGCGTGGTGCTCGTCGCGCTGCTGCTTGCGCGAGAACCGATCTCGCATGTGCTCTCGCCCGTGCTCGCGTGGCGGTCGCGCCGGGCGGAGTTCGAAGCCGACGCCTTCGCCCGCGATATCGTCGGCAAGGAGCCGATGATCTCGGCGCTGACGCGACTGACGCGCGACAATCTCGCAACGCTGACGCCCGATCCGCTCTACGCGACCTTCTATTTCTCGCACCCGCCCGTGCCGGTGCGGGTCGCGCAATTGCGCGCCGCAGCATAG